The Plectropomus leopardus isolate mb chromosome 7, YSFRI_Pleo_2.0, whole genome shotgun sequence genome window below encodes:
- the LOC121946199 gene encoding uncharacterized protein LOC121946199, with protein sequence MNLVKNRTLHPHLRDEEALVVENAIRLAIDSIINVLYGVNSARTHEYQRMVADRDKEIQRLEGRLTEIEHELQVLRRQGCTCGLFGKEHSLVGSHIPGDPQEGEQCGFEPSCVDTEMTAGQQECEMSISLGLFGRPPSHVSSQSHESALPSSPSRVGLDQCCTSHSSESSEAARNLPTSPSSLVIKEEPCDIDTVLIKWEMSEERCGEHQQSTGSPCQDKESPTSKKKLENREGRKIRGNPRADPGGHCDPQGEQLRKPREVF encoded by the exons ATGAATTTGGTCAAAAACAGAACTTTGCACCCACATTTGCGCGACGAGGAAGCTCTAGTGGTGGAAAACGCCATCCGATTGGCGATCGACTCGATAATAAACGTACTGTATGGTGTCAACAGTGCCCGGACTCATGAGTACCAGCGGATGGTGGCCGACAGGGATAAAGAGATCCAGCGGCTCGAGGGCAGGTTGACCGAGATAGAGCACGAGCTGCAGGTGCTGCGCCGCCAAGGATGCACCTGCGGGCTGTTTGGAAAGGAGCACAGCCTCGTCGGGTCACACATACCCGGTGACCCGCAGGAGGGAGAGCAGTGCGGGTTTGAGCCAAGCTGCGTGGACACAGAGATGACAGCAGGGCAGCAGGAGTGTGAAATGAGCATCTCAT TGGGCCTTTTTGGGAGACCCCCCTCACACGTCTCCTCCCAAAGCCACGAGTCAGCTCTCCCATCATCCCCGAGCAGAGTGGGTCTGGACCAGTGCTGCACCTCCCACTCCTCAGAGTCCTCAGAGGCAGCCAGGAATCTGCCTACATCTCCCAGCAGCCTCGTCATCAAAGAGGAGCCATGTGATATCGACACGGTCTTAATCAAATGGGAAATGAGTGAAGAGAGATGCGGGGAGCATCAGCAGAGCACAGGCAGCCCATGTCAGGACAAAGAGAGCCCCACCTCGAAAA AAAAACTGGAGaacagagaggggagaaagaTCAGGGGGAACCCTCGTGCAGACCCCGGTGGACACTGCGACCCTCAAGGAGAACAGCTGAG AAAGCCACGAGAAGTGTTTTAA